In Thermoplasmata archaeon, the DNA window GGCTGGCGGGTCTTTCGACACTAGCCCCGTCGTCGGCCGCGAACAGGCGCCGCAGGATCGCGCGGAAGGCGACCGGGTCGACCGGACCGACCTCGCGGCCGCGCTCGTGCCCCTCGCTCACGAACACGTAGGTGGGGATCGAGTGGATCCCGTACGACCGGGTGACGATCGCCGCCTCGTCGACGTCCACCATCGCGAACTTGACCCGGCCGGCGAGGCGTTCGGAGAGGTCCCGGACGATCGGCACGGTGACCCGGCACGGGACGCACCAGTCGGCGTAGAAGTCGACGACGACCGGGAACGGCGAGCGGAGGACCTCGGCCTCGAACGTCTCGTCGTTCACCCGTACCGGGCCCGGACGCTCGGTCACGCCGCCTTCCTCCGCGCTTCGAGCGGGAAGGGCCCTTTAAACATGCGGTTCGTGAGGTGGCCGATCCCCGTGAGGCGCCCTGCGGCCCCGCCGCGCGCGCCGGGCCGATCCGCGGCGCTCGGCCCGGCGCTCCTCGACTGGTTCCGCACCCACCGGCGCGCGCTTCCGTGGCGGGCCGGTCGCGATCCGTACCGCATCTGGGTCGCCGAGGCGCTGCTGCAGCAGACGCGGGTGGCGCAGGCGACGCGCTATTTCGAGCGGTTCGTCGCACGGTTCCCGAACGTGCGCGCGCTCGCGCGCGCGCCGCTCGCGGACGTGCTGAAGGCCTGGCAGGGCGCGGGCTACTATGCGCGGGCACGTCACCTCCATGCGGCGGCCCAGCAGCTTGCCGTCGAGGCGGGAGGACGCCTCCCCCACGACGTCGCGTCGCTCGAGCGCTTGCCCGGGATCGGGCCGTACATGGCCCGTGCGATCGCGAGCCTCGCCTTCGATGCGCCGGTCCTCGCCGTCGAGGCCAACGGGCTGCGCGTCGCCGCCCGCTGGACCCGCGAGGCCGGAGACCCGAGGACCCCCAGGGTCCGGGCGCGGCTGGAGCGCGCCCTGGAGGCGGCCCGGCCGCCGGGTCCCGCCGGAACGTTCAACGAGGCGCTCATGGAACTCGGCGAGACGGTCTGCCTTCCGATCGCTCCGGGCTGCGACGCCTGCCCCGTCTCCTTCGGGTGCCGGGCCTTTCGGGAGACCGATGCGCCGGCGCGCTACCCGCGCCGCCGGCGGGCGGCGAGGCGCCCGCATGTCCGCGCGGCGGTCGTCGTCCTGCGCGACCGGGGACGCTGGCTGGTGCAGCGGCGGCCCGAGGCGGGTCTTCTCGGCGGGCTGTGGGAGTTTCCCGGCGGGAAGATCGCTCCCGGCGAGGCCCCGGGTGCGGCGGCGCGGCGCGAGCTGCGCGAGGAGACCGGACTGGCGGTCCGCGAGCTGCGGCGGGCCGGGGTCGTGCGCCACGCCTACAGCCACTTCACGGTCGAGCTCCACGTTTTCGAGGGACGACGTGCCGGGGGCCGCGGCCGGAGGATGGGCGAGGACCGCCGCTGGGTGTCCCCGAGCGAGCTGTTCGCCCTCCCGA includes these proteins:
- a CDS encoding thioredoxin domain-containing protein, translating into MTERPGPVRVNDETFEAEVLRSPFPVVVDFYADWCVPCRVTVPIVRDLSERLAGRVKFAMVDVDEAAIVTRSYGIHSIPTYVFVSEGHERGREVGPVDPVAFRAILRRLFAADDGASVERPASR
- a CDS encoding NUDIX domain-containing protein produces the protein MRRPAAPPRAPGRSAALGPALLDWFRTHRRALPWRAGRDPYRIWVAEALLQQTRVAQATRYFERFVARFPNVRALARAPLADVLKAWQGAGYYARARHLHAAAQQLAVEAGGRLPHDVASLERLPGIGPYMARAIASLAFDAPVLAVEANGLRVAARWTREAGDPRTPRVRARLERALEAARPPGPAGTFNEALMELGETVCLPIAPGCDACPVSFGCRAFRETDAPARYPRRRRAARRPHVRAAVVVLRDRGRWLVQRRPEAGLLGGLWEFPGGKIAPGEAPGAAARRELREETGLAVRELRRAGVVRHAYSHFTVELHVFEGRRAGGRGRRMGEDRRWVSPSELFALPIPKATEKIARRLAPGTASRG